A portion of the Cryptomeria japonica chromosome 5, Sugi_1.0, whole genome shotgun sequence genome contains these proteins:
- the LOC131876112 gene encoding uncharacterized protein LOC131876112 has product MVVTLDRIFRQDGENIQQQRFRQLLTNLRDANPIIDDWELLMMRIPINLNVATNEEFDNAIHLFSTNDNVHNHNKRMLYSLRHPVARSVATKVGSVNAIEDCSDDELDLELLISNNSRVMLTSNLWTKAGLVNGALGYIRKIVYKPGSAPPEPPTYVMAEFDNYFGIPFDDHHPNTIPITTIQRGRTLQLPLRLAWALTIHKSQGLTLSKATIDIGPRERTGLTFVAVSRVKSIEGLRIMPQFTYDHYKKMKNGKQLSKRKAEENRLKFLEDNLM; this is encoded by the coding sequence ATGGTGGTAACTTTAGATAGAATATTCAGACAAGATGGAGAAAATATCCAACAACAAAGATTTcgtcaacttttgacaaatctaagagatgcaaaccCAATAATTGATGATTGGGAGTTGCTTATGATGAGAATCCCTATTAATTTAAATGTTGCAACCAATGAGGAGTTTGACAATGCCATCCATTTGTTCTCTACTAATGACAATGTCCATAATCATAACAAGAGAATGTTGTATTCCTTGAGGCATCCTGTTGCACGCAGTGTTGCAACAAAGGTAGGAAGTGTTAATGCAATAGAAGATTGTTCAGATGATGAACTTGATCTAGAGTTATTGATTAGCAATAATTCAAGGGTGATGTTGACTTCAAATCTATGGACAAAGGCCggtcttgtaaatggagctctAGGGTATATTCGAAAGATTGTCTACAAACCAGGAAGTGCTCCTCCTGAACCACCTACATATGTGATGGCTGAATTTGATAATTATTTTGGAATACCATTTGATGATCATCATCCAAATACAATTCCAATAACAACAATACAGAGGGGTAGGACACTTCAATTACCATTAAGATTGGCATGGGCATTGACAATACACAAATCTCAAGGGTTGACTCTTTCAAAAGCTACAATTGATATAGGACCAAGAGAAAGAACAGGACTGACATTTGTTGCAGTATCTCGTGTGAAGTCTATAGAAGGTCTTAGAATAATGCCACAATTCACATATGACcattataaaaaaatgaaaaatggcaAACAACTTTCCAAGCGGAAAGCTGAAGAAAACAGACTCAAATTTTTAGAAGATAATttgatgtaa